In the genome of Paenibacillus sp. FSL R5-0766, one region contains:
- a CDS encoding SDR family NAD(P)-dependent oxidoreductase, producing MKNIIVFGASKGLGDAFVRGVPQSGDKVWVVSRSKPESLSVEDGVQRIWIQADLSELQAAEHIASQLQGETLDVLIYNVGIWEKEGFEEHYTFDRDEPADISQLIHVNVTSTIICIQALLPQLRQSEAGKIILIGSTAGLSNAGSSQVSFVASKFAIRGITEALREHTRNDRIAVTCINPGELAAEIPYEDGMERTLAEYDGTRIPLQDMVAIVRCIISLSKAACVKEINIPALTDTNT from the coding sequence TTGAAAAATATAATTGTCTTTGGTGCAAGCAAGGGATTAGGCGATGCATTTGTCAGAGGTGTGCCACAATCCGGTGATAAGGTCTGGGTGGTCTCTCGCAGCAAGCCGGAAAGTCTGTCCGTGGAGGATGGCGTCCAGCGAATATGGATTCAGGCTGATCTTTCTGAGCTTCAGGCCGCGGAGCATATTGCCAGCCAGCTTCAAGGCGAGACGTTGGATGTGCTTATTTATAACGTGGGGATCTGGGAAAAGGAAGGATTTGAAGAGCACTATACGTTTGATCGGGATGAACCCGCAGATATCAGTCAGCTGATCCATGTGAATGTGACTTCTACGATTATATGTATACAGGCTTTACTGCCTCAGCTCCGCCAGTCTGAAGCAGGGAAGATCATCCTGATCGGTTCAACAGCCGGTTTGAGCAATGCAGGCAGCAGCCAGGTTTCTTTTGTCGCCTCCAAATTTGCAATACGGGGTATTACGGAAGCTCTAAGAGAACATACGAGAAATGACCGCATCGCGGTGACATGCATCAACCCGGGAGAACTGGCGGCAGAAATTCCGTATGAAGACGGGATGGAACGTACACTGGCCGAGTATGATGGGACCCGCATTCCCCTGCAGGATATGGTCGCCATCGTTCGATGCATCATCAGCTTGTCCAAAGCGGCCTGCGTGAAAGAGATCAACATACCCGCCTTAACGGATACGAACACCTAG
- a CDS encoding discoidin domain-containing protein gives MKVRTSQRGKTRNIYMNLLLSVLLLISSIPLWPVSKVNAADEEHHLLSLNRPVYSSSSLGGNTADLVVDGNKNSRWESIWQKDPQWIYVDLGTVASISGISIQWENAYASAFDLEVSNDEVNWQSVYSTTKGQGGLTEIEVTAEARYVRLFSHQRAQPAYGVSVYEFNVYGTGGANPPPKPLAMNLALGQPVTASSEEIDEPSRSAEDKAKMEKGNYEARNVTDGRPDTRWSSIYKDQEWIVVDLGLVREIGNVSLQWENAFGRAYDIQVSNDADQWTTLYRELHSDGGRDEIPVYAEARYVKLAGLGRGTTNGYSLYAFDVYEYIEGDAKPVHTIPNIPAPSSVKVGSGSYAVNDITMLQPKNPKNRTADITAPLPSNDWWQSILVSDLGDGNSLVTLPLKSRYTKQGLQLLNPGAGYVSADGGSMDADGEPDLIMSTSNMNPAEVNTKVAGYGDYSATIIMSDDDTAKMNTTFVKGSPFLYNTFDNPDTIIVRSPNITRLFDDQNREIVLNDGESLTADHIGVEVTNQDRAPTPQTFTRNYGIFAPEGTVFMKLGNTLKIKLGQSEDYLSLATLPSAAELSYYYRHAYAFVTDTTVDYNYNESTSLVTTTFNSVTRTKRAGFSSETLMALLPHQWKLATTPVTELAYPSIRGMMKVSEGNTFTTQDRFYGIIPQFVEPDDPTYSRAQLISYLDQLDADTAGNLMSEDPYWQGKKLHPLALGVLISDQIGDTVRRDNYLSLLRTILTDWYTYSPDEPLHSYYFYYSDEWGTIFPYGSGFGVNTGLTDHHFTYGYYVFASAVLATYDKTFLQDYGDMVELLIRDYANPSRTDDQFPWLRNFDPYAGHSWAGGYADNRSGNNQEAAGEALFSWVGQYMWGEVTGNKAYRDTGIWGFMTEEKAAEQYWFNYDGDNWLEDYQHATVGHVYGSAYLYGTYFSNEAEHIYGIHWLPPAEWMTYYGRNPQNTKALYNGLIKDLGGQQERTWQHIIWPFQSIGDPQGALAKWNTSEMQQNEVFNAYWFMHSMASTGTRTMDIWADDPAATVYEKDGVYTAQIWNPSDTVKTVHFYNAHGALGSATVYAKAQVKVNPLEHSVVKQPDASQGVVYLDRSQWTITASSSSEPVERMVDGDLTTRWSSGQIQKPGDWLHIDLGGEQFMDTVFMNSGNNGGDYAHGYEIYVSKDNENWSEPIAEGAGTSPSLSVDLGMQTARYVKIVLTSSADSWWSISELKLARFGKLEATPELPQPVPPPDRSSWIVTASSTQGADVTANMLDGSSDTLWTNGRKQTKGQWITIDLGQKSLFDAIELDPGHAKEDYPRQYRIYVSDDGEHWGTSIAGGEGTPGRMSITFPEQQARYVKMVQIGDSDQWWTISELFVHHNGTGKQKRLLPDGWSVTASSGDDAAAILDGSDQTRWTSGQTQTGGEWIQLDLGASQQVNRIVLDSAHSREDFARGYEIYTSLDGEHWGKALASGEGSDALLSIAFTPHEARYIKVVQTGTDSHWWSVAELEVYTADQTPWISGEQDHLLPVELDRTSWTATASTSEDVAAMLDDDLNSRWTSSSGQHANQWVQIDLGSKQSFSRLTMDSGSSSNDYARSFQFFTSDDGEHWNGVTESLGTGTAISETFSKQTARYIKIVLTADTPEWWWSIAELKLYH, from the coding sequence ATGAAGGTACGAACGAGTCAAAGAGGAAAAACACGCAACATCTACATGAACTTGCTGTTATCTGTTCTGTTGTTGATTAGCAGCATCCCGCTGTGGCCGGTCTCAAAAGTGAACGCCGCAGATGAGGAACATCATCTGTTATCCCTGAACCGGCCTGTGTACAGTTCGTCATCTCTGGGCGGCAATACGGCAGATCTTGTGGTTGACGGCAACAAAAACAGCCGCTGGGAAAGCATATGGCAGAAAGATCCGCAGTGGATCTATGTTGACTTAGGCACGGTGGCCTCCATCTCGGGCATCTCCATCCAGTGGGAAAATGCGTATGCTTCCGCCTTTGATCTGGAAGTATCCAACGACGAGGTCAACTGGCAGTCTGTTTACTCGACAACAAAGGGGCAAGGCGGCCTGACAGAAATTGAGGTCACAGCGGAGGCACGATATGTGCGCTTATTCAGTCATCAAAGAGCACAGCCAGCCTATGGTGTCTCTGTATACGAATTCAATGTATATGGGACGGGCGGGGCAAATCCACCTCCCAAACCATTAGCAATGAACCTTGCACTAGGACAACCGGTTACAGCGTCTTCGGAAGAAATTGATGAGCCAAGCCGTTCAGCCGAGGATAAAGCCAAAATGGAAAAAGGGAATTACGAAGCCCGGAATGTAACGGATGGCCGTCCGGATACACGCTGGTCTTCCATCTACAAGGATCAGGAATGGATTGTTGTAGACCTTGGACTAGTCCGGGAAATCGGGAACGTATCCCTACAATGGGAAAACGCTTTTGGACGTGCATACGATATTCAAGTATCAAATGATGCAGACCAGTGGACTACATTATACCGGGAACTGCACAGCGACGGTGGACGGGATGAGATTCCGGTATACGCCGAAGCACGGTATGTGAAATTAGCCGGACTTGGCAGAGGAACAACCAACGGATACTCCCTGTACGCATTCGACGTCTACGAGTATATCGAAGGCGATGCCAAACCTGTGCATACAATTCCGAATATCCCTGCACCGTCCTCGGTAAAGGTGGGTTCCGGCAGTTACGCTGTAAATGACATCACCATGCTGCAGCCGAAAAACCCGAAAAATCGCACGGCTGACATCACAGCGCCCCTCCCTTCCAATGACTGGTGGCAGTCTATTCTTGTATCCGATCTGGGGGATGGCAACAGTTTGGTCACACTCCCGCTTAAAAGCAGATATACCAAACAAGGACTTCAACTTCTGAATCCCGGAGCTGGTTACGTTTCGGCTGATGGCGGTTCTATGGACGCTGACGGTGAACCAGATCTGATCATGAGCACCAGCAATATGAACCCGGCGGAGGTAAATACCAAGGTGGCGGGATATGGGGATTATTCCGCAACGATCATCATGAGCGATGATGACACAGCCAAAATGAATACCACGTTTGTGAAAGGTTCCCCTTTCCTGTACAACACCTTCGATAACCCGGATACCATTATTGTTCGTTCTCCCAACATCACACGTCTCTTCGATGATCAGAACCGTGAAATTGTTCTGAATGATGGAGAATCGCTGACGGCCGATCATATCGGTGTTGAAGTAACCAATCAGGACAGAGCGCCCACGCCTCAGACCTTTACAAGAAACTACGGGATCTTTGCACCTGAAGGAACCGTATTTATGAAACTTGGCAATACGCTCAAAATCAAGCTGGGCCAGAGCGAAGACTATCTGTCACTGGCTACCCTGCCGTCCGCGGCAGAACTGTCTTATTATTACCGGCATGCCTACGCCTTTGTAACCGATACAACAGTGGACTACAATTATAATGAGAGCACTTCACTGGTAACGACTACCTTCAACTCGGTAACCCGGACGAAGCGTGCAGGCTTTTCATCCGAGACACTGATGGCCTTGTTGCCGCACCAATGGAAACTAGCGACTACTCCGGTAACGGAGCTTGCTTACCCTTCCATTCGCGGCATGATGAAAGTAAGTGAAGGCAATACGTTTACGACACAGGATCGATTCTATGGCATTATTCCGCAATTTGTGGAGCCAGATGATCCAACCTACTCGCGTGCACAATTAATCAGCTATCTGGATCAGCTTGACGCGGATACGGCAGGCAATCTGATGAGCGAGGATCCTTACTGGCAAGGGAAAAAGCTTCATCCGCTTGCGCTGGGTGTACTCATCAGCGACCAGATAGGAGATACGGTACGACGAGACAACTATCTGTCCCTGCTTCGAACCATTTTGACAGATTGGTATACCTATTCGCCGGACGAACCTTTGCACTCGTATTATTTTTATTATTCGGATGAATGGGGAACCATCTTCCCTTACGGTAGCGGATTCGGTGTTAATACGGGATTGACAGATCATCATTTCACCTACGGTTATTACGTTTTTGCATCGGCTGTACTGGCCACATATGACAAAACATTCTTGCAAGATTACGGCGACATGGTTGAGCTTCTGATTCGGGACTATGCCAATCCTTCAAGGACAGATGATCAGTTTCCATGGCTTCGCAATTTTGATCCGTACGCAGGTCACTCCTGGGCAGGTGGTTACGCCGATAATCGCAGCGGGAATAACCAGGAGGCCGCAGGTGAAGCCCTCTTTAGTTGGGTCGGCCAATATATGTGGGGTGAGGTGACAGGCAACAAAGCCTATCGCGACACCGGGATCTGGGGCTTCATGACCGAAGAGAAAGCTGCCGAGCAATACTGGTTTAACTATGACGGGGATAACTGGCTGGAGGATTACCAACACGCTACGGTAGGTCATGTGTACGGCAGCGCCTACCTGTATGGAACGTACTTCTCTAATGAGGCGGAGCATATTTACGGTATTCACTGGCTGCCGCCAGCGGAATGGATGACCTATTATGGACGTAATCCGCAGAATACTAAGGCTCTCTACAATGGTCTCATTAAGGACCTGGGTGGTCAGCAGGAGCGCACATGGCAGCATATTATCTGGCCATTCCAGTCCATTGGAGACCCGCAAGGTGCTCTAGCCAAATGGAATACGAGTGAGATGCAGCAAAATGAAGTCTTTAACGCGTACTGGTTCATGCACAGCATGGCTTCTACGGGAACACGCACGATGGATATATGGGCAGATGATCCGGCAGCAACTGTGTATGAAAAAGACGGCGTCTATACAGCGCAAATCTGGAATCCGTCCGACACTGTCAAAACAGTTCATTTCTACAATGCCCATGGCGCTTTGGGTTCGGCTACCGTGTATGCCAAAGCGCAAGTAAAGGTTAACCCGCTGGAACATTCCGTCGTTAAACAGCCGGATGCCTCTCAGGGTGTAGTCTATCTCGATCGGAGCCAATGGACCATTACGGCATCCTCCAGTTCGGAGCCGGTAGAGCGCATGGTGGACGGTGATCTGACTACACGCTGGTCATCCGGACAGATTCAGAAGCCCGGCGATTGGTTGCATATCGATCTGGGTGGCGAACAGTTTATGGATACGGTATTCATGAACTCCGGCAACAACGGCGGTGATTATGCTCACGGGTACGAAATCTACGTATCCAAAGATAACGAGAACTGGAGCGAGCCTATCGCAGAGGGAGCAGGAACATCTCCAAGTCTGTCCGTTGATTTGGGCATGCAAACCGCCCGTTATGTCAAAATTGTATTGACTTCCTCTGCAGACAGCTGGTGGTCGATCTCTGAACTCAAGCTTGCCCGATTTGGCAAACTTGAAGCAACACCAGAGCTCCCACAGCCCGTACCGCCTCCAGATCGCTCTTCATGGATCGTAACCGCCTCTTCTACTCAAGGAGCAGATGTTACAGCCAATATGCTGGACGGAAGTTCAGATACACTATGGACAAACGGTAGGAAGCAAACCAAAGGACAATGGATTACCATTGACCTCGGCCAGAAGAGTTTGTTCGATGCCATAGAATTGGACCCGGGCCATGCGAAAGAAGACTATCCGAGACAGTATCGGATTTATGTCTCGGATGACGGTGAACACTGGGGCACATCCATTGCGGGCGGCGAAGGCACGCCTGGACGCATGTCCATCACTTTCCCTGAACAGCAAGCACGTTATGTGAAAATGGTGCAGATCGGGGATTCCGATCAATGGTGGACGATCTCCGAGTTGTTTGTTCATCATAATGGAACGGGCAAACAAAAGAGGCTGCTGCCAGATGGCTGGTCCGTGACCGCTTCCTCCGGAGACGATGCAGCGGCTATACTCGACGGCTCGGACCAAACACGCTGGACCTCCGGTCAGACTCAAACAGGCGGCGAATGGATTCAGCTTGATCTGGGAGCCTCGCAGCAAGTGAATCGGATTGTGCTGGACAGCGCGCACAGCCGGGAAGACTTTGCTCGCGGTTATGAAATATATACTTCTCTGGATGGAGAGCATTGGGGAAAAGCCTTGGCTTCGGGTGAAGGATCAGATGCGCTACTTTCTATCGCTTTTACACCGCATGAGGCACGTTATATTAAGGTCGTACAGACGGGTACCGATTCTCATTGGTGGTCCGTGGCTGAATTAGAGGTCTATACCGCTGATCAGACACCTTGGATATCCGGGGAACAGGATCATCTGCTACCTGTTGAACTGGATCGAACATCATGGACAGCGACTGCCTCCACCTCTGAAGATGTTGCGGCGATGCTCGACGACGATCTGAATTCGCGCTGGACCTCTTCATCTGGTCAACATGCCAATCAATGGGTCCAGATTGATCTGGGAAGCAAGCAGAGCTTCAGCCGCTTGACAATGGACTCGGGCAGCAGCAGTAACGATTATGCTCGCAGCTTCCAGTTCTTCACTTCTGATGATGGCGAGCATTGGAATGGGGTTACGGAATCCCTGGGAACAGGAACAGCCATCTCAGAAACGTTCTCCAAACAAACGGCGCGATACATCAAAATTGTTTTGACCGCGGACACTCCCGAGTGGTGGTGGTCCATTGCCGAGTTAAAACTTTACCATTAA
- a CDS encoding aminotransferase class I/II-fold pyridoxal phosphate-dependent enzyme: MNFAKRMDHFNEGIFTRLLEIKRRRLENGQPVIDLSVGTPNIPPAQHIITALCEAAADPANYIYAVNDQSELLQATSDWYKQRYQVELDPATQICSLLGSQEGLAHISLSIVDEGDVVLVPDPCYPVFADGPLLAGAELYYMPQKEENGYVIQLQDIPEDIAHRAKFMLVSYPNNPTTAMAPDQFYLDLIAFAKKYDIIVLHDNAYSELVFDGKSCGSFLAFPGAMDVGVEFNSLSKTYGLAGARIGFCVGNTTMVSMLKKLKSNMDYGMFLPIQKAAIAAITGGQSEVERVRAIYEQRRDILCEGFSRLGWKITKPEATMFIWTRIPAHYESSEHFTMDLVSRAGVIATPGSAFGPSGEGYIRLALVQDNENLLRAVASVEDSGILRNM, translated from the coding sequence ATGAACTTTGCCAAACGAATGGATCATTTCAATGAAGGAATTTTCACCCGGTTGCTGGAGATCAAACGCCGCAGACTGGAAAACGGGCAGCCCGTTATTGATCTCAGTGTGGGTACGCCGAATATCCCACCTGCGCAGCATATTATAACTGCACTATGCGAGGCCGCAGCTGATCCGGCTAATTATATATATGCTGTGAATGATCAGAGTGAGTTGCTGCAAGCCACAAGCGATTGGTACAAGCAGCGCTATCAGGTCGAGTTAGACCCGGCAACACAGATCTGTTCCTTGCTCGGTTCACAGGAAGGGCTGGCACATATATCCCTCTCCATTGTCGATGAAGGTGATGTGGTGCTAGTCCCCGACCCCTGCTATCCCGTCTTCGCGGATGGACCGTTACTGGCAGGTGCAGAACTGTATTATATGCCGCAAAAAGAAGAAAACGGGTATGTTATTCAGCTTCAGGATATACCGGAAGATATCGCTCATCGAGCGAAATTCATGCTGGTCTCCTATCCCAACAATCCAACAACCGCGATGGCACCGGATCAGTTCTATCTTGACCTGATTGCCTTTGCGAAGAAGTATGATATTATCGTGCTCCACGATAACGCGTACAGTGAACTCGTATTTGACGGAAAGTCATGTGGAAGCTTCCTTGCGTTTCCTGGTGCCATGGACGTCGGTGTGGAATTCAACTCCCTATCAAAAACGTACGGACTGGCCGGAGCTCGAATTGGCTTCTGTGTGGGCAATACAACCATGGTCTCCATGCTGAAAAAGCTAAAATCCAATATGGATTACGGGATGTTCCTACCGATCCAAAAAGCAGCAATTGCCGCCATTACTGGAGGTCAATCCGAGGTTGAACGGGTCAGAGCAATCTATGAACAGCGCAGGGACATCCTGTGCGAAGGCTTCAGTAGACTCGGATGGAAAATAACGAAGCCCGAAGCGACCATGTTTATCTGGACACGGATTCCCGCTCATTATGAGAGTTCTGAACACTTCACCATGGACTTGGTCAGCCGGGCAGGCGTCATCGCAACACCCGGAAGTGCCTTTGGCCCTTCGGGTGAAGGATATATCAGACTGGCACTGGTGCAGGATAATGAGAACCTTCTCCGAGCAGTGGCTTCTGTTGAGGACAGCGGCATTCTCAGAAACATGTAG
- a CDS encoding methyl-accepting chemotaxis protein has product MSNMLNKWGKTGARTSSMANTLSIVLLVIIVVVFAVLGTFMFASTRNILVKQQESMLQTKTQAIVSEFDALFKEKGALVKQMSTNTLFQQYIETTASAADAASSTYAAETQATLAAIVKAEPSFADAWVAGLDGKGFWIQNDGVVSAPDFDIQSRPYYKPVTDADGLYFSDPYIDIAAGDVLMGIFYPIKDENNTTIGFAAADIAFKDIPAIMESYSLGSTGYSMLLSKSGEILYHPDQEKVLKENILNSTGDMGDIGKKMLAGENGVQLMNDNGERRYIGYATSKDTGWSVGLTISEEEVLAELKTFTWITLGGFAAATLLLVIICYITLRRLLRSIPQLLAKIKQIEQGDLTVQLDIKSNNEIGQIATGLNSMVQKIQVMLQMVGSSAQILNQSSNDLQAISSRTAVTMNDTSTAINEIANATNYQSIETENILRKTGSLSSQIDEIATDAQAMGTVVQTSADQSSQGLAVVEQLSKWSEENHQSTQAVSSIIQEIDISRNEISSFVDTVKQIASQTNLLALNASIEAARAGEHGRGFAVVAEEVRKLAEQTAQATEEINKKVNVIEEKTTLSVEHTMRGMKIAEENAKSVEDTKHVFFSINKDLKDLQQRMMQITNNTSNVHKHKDEIFQALEIISSTTEENSASTEEVSASTQEQLDSIEQVADLSKQLNQLSGKLQDELSQFKVKS; this is encoded by the coding sequence ATGTCGAACATGTTGAACAAGTGGGGGAAAACGGGAGCACGGACATCCAGTATGGCAAATACGTTGTCCATTGTGCTGCTGGTCATTATCGTAGTTGTCTTTGCCGTGCTGGGAACATTTATGTTTGCAAGCACACGAAACATTCTGGTGAAACAGCAGGAATCCATGCTCCAGACCAAGACACAAGCCATTGTTAGTGAATTTGATGCATTATTCAAGGAAAAGGGCGCACTGGTCAAGCAAATGTCCACCAACACATTATTTCAGCAATACATAGAAACAACAGCATCTGCTGCCGATGCGGCAAGTTCTACCTACGCTGCGGAAACACAGGCGACACTGGCCGCTATCGTTAAGGCAGAGCCTTCGTTTGCCGATGCCTGGGTCGCGGGTCTGGATGGAAAAGGCTTTTGGATTCAAAATGATGGTGTCGTATCTGCACCGGACTTTGATATCCAGTCGCGTCCATACTACAAGCCGGTTACTGACGCAGACGGACTTTATTTCTCCGATCCGTACATTGATATTGCAGCAGGCGATGTACTCATGGGTATCTTTTATCCGATCAAAGACGAAAACAACACCACGATCGGCTTTGCCGCAGCGGATATTGCATTCAAGGATATCCCGGCGATTATGGAGAGTTATTCCCTTGGAAGCACGGGCTATTCCATGTTGCTATCCAAGAGCGGGGAAATTCTGTACCATCCGGATCAAGAGAAGGTATTGAAGGAGAACATCCTGAACAGTACGGGGGACATGGGAGACATCGGCAAGAAAATGCTTGCGGGTGAAAACGGCGTACAACTTATGAACGACAATGGGGAACGTCGATATATCGGCTACGCTACCAGCAAAGATACGGGATGGTCCGTTGGTCTGACCATATCCGAAGAAGAAGTTCTCGCGGAATTAAAAACATTCACGTGGATTACGCTTGGCGGTTTTGCTGCAGCCACCCTTCTGCTTGTGATTATCTGTTACATTACCCTTCGCCGTCTGTTACGCTCCATACCACAGCTGCTGGCCAAGATTAAACAGATTGAACAAGGTGACCTGACTGTCCAACTGGATATCAAATCTAATAATGAAATTGGACAGATCGCTACAGGTTTGAATTCCATGGTGCAGAAAATTCAGGTCATGCTGCAAATGGTCGGCAGCTCGGCGCAAATCCTGAACCAGTCGTCGAATGATCTGCAAGCCATCTCCTCTCGAACAGCTGTGACTATGAATGATACATCGACAGCCATCAACGAAATTGCCAATGCAACGAATTATCAGTCCATCGAAACGGAAAATATTTTACGCAAAACAGGCTCGTTATCCAGCCAAATTGATGAAATTGCTACCGATGCGCAGGCTATGGGGACGGTCGTGCAGACATCTGCTGATCAAAGCAGCCAAGGACTTGCGGTCGTGGAACAATTATCGAAATGGTCCGAGGAAAATCATCAGTCCACCCAAGCGGTGTCCTCCATCATTCAGGAGATCGATATAAGCCGGAATGAAATATCCAGTTTTGTGGATACGGTCAAACAGATTGCCTCTCAGACGAACTTGCTCGCCCTGAATGCCTCTATTGAGGCTGCACGTGCTGGCGAACATGGAAGAGGATTTGCCGTCGTTGCTGAAGAGGTCCGCAAACTTGCAGAACAGACGGCTCAGGCAACAGAGGAAATCAACAAAAAGGTGAATGTTATTGAAGAGAAAACAACCCTGTCGGTTGAACATACCATGCGCGGTATGAAGATTGCGGAGGAGAATGCCAAATCCGTAGAAGATACCAAACATGTATTCTTTAGTATTAACAAAGACCTGAAAGATCTACAGCAGCGTATGATGCAGATTACCAACAATACCTCCAATGTACACAAGCACAAAGATGAGATATTCCAAGCACTGGAGATTATCTCTTCCACCACAGAGGAGAACTCGGCATCGACGGAAGAAGTAAGCGCCAGCACGCAGGAGCAGCTGGATAGTATCGAACAGGTAGCGGATCTGTCGAAACAGTTGAACCAGCTATCTGGCAAACTGCAAGACGAATTAAGCCAGTTTAAAGTAAAGTCATGA